One Plasmodium yoelii strain 17X genome assembly, chromosome: 5 genomic window, ttgctaaataaaatgttttatcaaataaagaaacatattgtgttatgtataattcaatatagttattattatcaagtcttatataataaataattatgatatatcataatatgaattaatatatgcaatatagacattttattttaatcatattaaatcggcatgaacactcaattatatatattataacttataaaatatgttatgtaaCCCCTTCTACATTAATGGTTATATCCactttttggttgcatatttagactttatatgtgattaaacatacgggataatacatatattaaattagtgtttaagttataaaaaattaaatacaatgTAATAtttagccctaacccgaatatgggtaccacaacataaaaactatataaaaattatgcaaaaatttcTCCTCAATAGACAgcttcttaacatatattaatcattattaatattcgaatcatatattattggttcattttcttctttatattttttagcttttctcttaatttttgtttttgaaatcgtttccgaaatccaaataacgaatactaatataaaatgttaagaagcatACGTTTTCTTTGTTaatgtttacatatatataataatttttttttaattccttattatttaccttataagaaattcctaaaaaaattgctattgcaactaatatcgataaaattggaattaatttgcttGCTATCGATGAACTTGATGTAACTTCAGAAACATCTCCagaaattatttttgttatatctGGAGTGGATGGGAAATGTTTacattctttttttaatttatcatagCCATCTAATAAAGTAATCAATGCATATAAATAGGGTTTATCTTCAGCAATTTCATGATCTTTGataaatttttcatattcttCAATAAATTTACTAGCTTTTTCCAAAAATTTCATGCAATTTGAGTTATTTGCATCAAGCTCATTATATATGTCACATAATGtattaaatgcatcatataatttaggTATAATGCTCATATccatacttaaaaaataattattttcatctataagatccttataacCTTTATAACGaccaatatattttatattattagtatacTTACCACCATCccttatatatgtattataaaaagaGTCTATATTGACGTTTTCTTGAGTTTTGATAAGGTTTaatatataacttaaccatatcaaaatGTATTGAACAATATAGAAGTTTTCTTTTGCAACCAGCTCAAACACAGAAGAATCACGAAAGAATTCATTaagcaaatataaacatccagcactAATTTTATCGAGATCACTATTACATTCATTAGTACAATACTTTTGGAAATCTTCAGCATTTTTAAATTGATAGTAACCAGTACTGTCCATTTCAACAGGAAACCATTCCCTTACATTCTTGAACCTcttacactaagaaaacatttaaaaacaattaataaaaacgtgcattattaaaaattttattaaaataaagtttaatggtatttatatgtaatagaatataaaaaaacgtaaaggaaattattattattaaaaaatgtatgtaCCACTTCTTTATTCATTGTGatagaattttatttttgatttgcaAATTGAGTAAAATCatgctgttttatatacactgcACCAAATATACgacgcaaatactttaaccctatatataacaacggtctgtagttaaatatattataaccttttcaataattaaattaatatagaataatattattactaaagaaacggtttattcctttttatgataattagctaaattgccttaaatagaggtttgtttaatacatttttgattaaatatatatatgatgcattttatacaagaaatacattcttactaacatcttGTATAACtatgttataaaaattaatatacatttataatgaatttaaagtatatttgaacatagaaaaggaatatatttatatcctattttttaatgatcacccttctaaaacttaaatactgtataaatttaaaaaatataaattatattattaatataatccttaaaagcatataaatagtcttttttaaaaatatattaaatagtatatacttgtttctaataatatataatatagtcttttctaaaattataatatttacaaagttgtattgttccattttctatgcaaattacacaaatttatattgtttttaatgaatgtaaataaattaaaaaataattttaatgcgtcaactaactttatttttattcccatatacttcaatttgtAAGTATGCCTTATtgtgtaattttataatatatcttaCGCATCATTTCCAAtgtttaaaacgacaattaacactgaacccgtatttataagcttaaataagtctttaagttcatattatttttaaaatcatacttagtatatattaaatattaacacataaataattattgatgaaattttaaagtataatagaaaactatgtttgattaggttgttatattgcccttcaagaggagagagataagatatattagcctttaatatatatatttatataaacatttgctaaatattatacataattttatcttatatattctactgTTATAGTTAATGTAtatcattcaaataatttattaaaaattctatattttattaattctatgataCAGTAATGTTGTTTTGGATTataaaatgattatttaCTAAACACTaatgtgaataataaaataccatttaacatgaattgagtCTTTAACCATTTCACCAttgattcatatttttagaatataaaaccaaATATCCAAAAAtgaatctttaacaaatatataaaaatgatacatttataatgtattattatttggcttttcgataatattaatgtttaattatatgaaggttcataataaaacattatttcaatattagttattggtAATTTActagattatatgtataggcatataataataacgcatcatatctataacataatttataattattagaacaaaatataatattaaattttattaatatacttatattttttcttttaactatttaaaaaataatttatttgtgcgtcaaaactataaagtttaaaaattaaaatgactaatataatattatacctctatggtaaataaattaatgtatatataagtatctctattatttgaatttaaaactttagcataaaatgaaattatataaaataaaaaattaaaagtatagtatacatatatttataatgtaattttttattaatatacatatttttattgattattaaaaatgttagaaacatcataatattttatagataacgttgtattgtcgaatattgatcgatattttatgaatatatattattacagttcagttggataacatgATTTGAATTAAAATCAATATGCTACAAagaataagttttactaaataaaatatttcaccaaataaagaaatgtattgtatattatgatatgcataattcaatataactcTGGGTTAACAAGTCTTATTTAAtgacaattattatatagttaatatctatattaatatatacaatatagacattttactTTAACCATATAAAATCGATATGAAcacttattatatatattataatttatgaaaaattgtTATGTGACCCTTCTCATATTAATGCCAGTACCCCTTTTTTGGTTGTATATTTAGGCTTCATCTCGATATTAAAAATGCAggatggtacatatattaaattagtgttcgaatcataaaaaattaaagatataatacttaaccctaacccgaatacgggttccacaacataaaaactatgataaaaaaattacttcccaatagacagtttcttaaaatatatcaaccattattactattcctggaaCAATCACCACTcttcgaataatatattaatgatcagtttcttctttatttttttagaatttctcttaaatgttgtttttgagatcgtttccgaaatccaaataacgaatactaatataaaatgttaagtatacgatttatttgttaaaatttgcatatataatcaaaataatttttaatttccttattatttaccttataagaaactcccaataaaattgatgctgcaaaaaatataattgcaattgtaattagtgtattttttgttactgAACTTCGGGGACAAGCTACAACTGATGAGACATTACCACACTTAACactattatattcattttcaaaaattttataatctACTGATAAATTAGACCATAGTTGAGAATAAGAATCTCCTTTAGTAATTTCAAAAGaatttttaagtttttcatatttttcaaaaaattctcCAGCATTTTCTAAACATGTCTTGCATtcagtatttttttttggatcAAGTTCACtatacatgttacataatgatttaaatgggtcataaaaattagatatatctttaatatccatattcatcatatttatttttttttctataatacCCTTATTAATATTACTATTACTATCAGTAGGTATATTCCCCTTATAACAACTATTATATTCTATATGATCAGTATAAAAATCTTTTAATATGATcgtttcattttcttttttttgatttagtttataacttaaccataaaatagcgTATTCAACAAGTTTTTCACCATCTATTTCTTCCTCACCAATCAGATTTAGTAACATTATAAAACCAGCGACAATCTCTTCTTCATCACTACTACAGTTACTATCAGGGCAATACAATTTTAACATATTCATAGGATTATGTTCTCCCGCGTTTTTCGGATCAtcatcaaaatatttatcgaTCGTATTAATTGATTCCCACTACGAATATATTTAGCGAATTAAACAAAAGAatgtattaatttaaatgttactaaaatgaaaataaatataatttgtagGAATGCAACatacaataatataagaaaaaagatatataccACTTTATAagacattataatgaaattctgTTATAATTTGGAGATTATGCGGAgtgatgttatttatatatattatataaaatatatgttgtaTTTACTTAACCTCTTTACATAGGAGTTATCTTTAGTTAgacatattattcttaattttaatttcatataaaataataatacattagtattactaaaatcatattatacttattttatgacatttagctaaattattttaaacaGAGGGTTgcataatacattttatacaaaaaataatattcttactaacatttggtataactttattataaaaatggatatacttttataatgaatttaaaaaatatatacttatacatatgctttaatatagaacacaAACGTCATAAAATTCAAATActacacaaatataaaaaattaagaaagttattattagaatccttaaagtatatacttatttcttataatatatattatagttttttctaaaataatagCATTCTCAAATTTAGTTACATGGTCCACTTTctatgtaaaatatataaatttatattatttgtatttaatatagataaattaaaaaatatttttaatgcgttaaataacttgatttttattcctacatattccaattgaaaattattatctattgggtaattttattatatattttcccatcttttccattctttaaaacaacaattagcactgaacccatACTTAGTATgttatttataagcttaaataagtctttgaatgtagattgtttttaaaataatgcttagtaaatattaacaaataaataagtattgatgcaaattttaaagtataatagaaaacgatgtttaattaggttgttatattatcctttaagaggagagagataagatatattgctattttaatatataaatttatataaatattcactAAATATTTTGCACTGTTCattcttatattatatattttatttttatagttatcaatggatatacattcaaaaaatttattaatattctatattttattaattctatgataaaataatgataatataatacgcgttaatatggaataataaaaagaaatttaaCGTTGATTGAgtctttataattttctttatttatccagttttttaaaatattaaaccACAAATCCTaaattgaatctttaacaaatatataacattgatacctttataatgtattattatgtgcctttccgataatattaatgtttaattatattaattttccacagaaaacaatatttcaatattagttactagtcgattaatttattatattatatttataggggtataataataatgttattctatatatatattatttataattattagtacaaactataacattatattttattaatatacttatattttattttttagcaattttaaatgtaatatatttatacttcaaaattataaagcttaaaataaatagtgattaatctaatattatacatttatagtaaataaattaatgtatatataagtatCTCTATtgtttgaatttaaaactttagcataaaattataatatatataatcgaaagttAAAAGGACAGTATGCCTATATctataatgtaattttttattaatatgtatatttttattgtattattaaaaatgttagatgcataaaacatcttttatagatatcgtTGTGTTATCGAacctcgatcgatattttatgaatctatattttaactacctattatatattggtaatatgtttaattaacaataaaatatattcattaacctgaaggtatattataatgtagatgaatattcaaaatgaattttattataattcatacccaacttaatatataatgttattattaaagTTATGTTGgggtaatataatttaatttaaaacaaatatgatacaaataataagttttactaaataaaatttttattaaataaagaaacatattatgatatacataattcattataattatgattaacaatctttatataataaataattatgatatagaataatatgaattgatatatgcaatatagacattttattttaatcatattaaattgacatgaacactaaattatatatattataacttatgaaaaaatgttatgtaggccttttcatattaatgccAATATTCCTTTGGGGGTTACATATTTTGAACTTCATCTTGTGATTTGTTCAAActatacaaaattaaataaagacaTAATATTTAActctaacccgaatatgggttctacaacataaaaactatataaaaattatgcaaaaattacttcccaatagacagcttcttaatatatattaatcattattaatattcgaatcatatatgaATTgtccattttcttctttatttttttagtttttctcttaaatgtttttgagagcgtttccgaaatccaaataacgaatactaatataaaaatggtaaacatattatatatttttggatAATCGCATATAAGTAATCACGAAAatgattttttaattccttattatttaccttataaaaaattcccAATAATATTGGTATTGCAGCAattatcgataaaactggaattaatttgttttttatcgacgaacttgatgatgtaacATCAGAAATTTTTTCAGAAAGTTCagaattttgttttttttttatcaatgaAAGAGGTGGAAAACCTTTACAATTAACACCATTGCTAatacaataatttttaaaattatcataatcagttgataaaGTAGACAATATTTGTCTATATGAACTATCTCCACTTATAGAATCATCATTAAGTTTTTCGTATTTTTCAACAAAATTTTTAGCATCAATCAAATATTTCGTGCAATTGGGGCTGTTTGCATCAATTTCAGTATACATATtgcataatgatttaaatgcatcataaaatttagggatatattcaaaattaatattcaCAAAATCCTTTCTTTTATCTATGATTtccttaaaattattatatccagttttttcttttaatgtatgattataatcattattattttttttacaattagTATAATGCGTATTagtttctatatatttagtataaaaatcatttagGTTTTTGATTTCACCATCTTTCTTTAGGTTTACCATATAATTTaaccatataataatgtatataataaacacTTTAAGTTGTTCATTACTTAAATCATTAATCCTATTAACAATGTTTTGCTCGAACAACCATAGACATCcaccatttattttatcgagATCAGTCTTACATCCTGTTTCCTCTGATTCTCCATTAGAGCAATAATTCTTAATATTCCCTAAACTATGAATATCATTCTTTGTAGATTTGTTTAATTCGTCGGGGAAATAATTTCTCAATTTATCAAACCTTAgacactaagaaaacatttaaaaaagtataatacaaatatatgttaatgaaacttttataaaataaaatttaatgaattttataggTAATATAACATCAACAAATATAAGGAGAggcaaattttattataaaatgcatataccaggAGATAATCcattgtaattttattttatttgtaatatgcatattatgtaacatcatattttatatattctacgcttaataaatgacaaaataattgaattttaatataaaattatctgTGATTAagcattttattatcatttttaatattaatttaaagataatatggaacaatataatatatttatggtAAAATAAATTTCCTTATTTTGGGGGtacttaatacattttttatcatatgtatatataacacaATCTATGCATAAATTGTTATTCTTAATATCTTTcagtataattttataataaaattaaaataggattataatgaattaaaaaaatatcatctTAAGCATATTCcttaatatagaaaataaacaacgtcatatcttttgttttaataagtGGTTCcccaaaaataatatactgcacaaatcgaaacaattaagaaatccatgattactataatccttaaagtatataaatatattttttctaatatattttaaatatttatatacttgcttcttataataaataatatagacttttctaaaattctaaaatttataaaatatgttgcattcacttttttaattccatatacataaatttatattgcttttatttaatatagatacattcataatacattttaatgaatcatataactatttctattcctatatacttcaatttataaatattctttattgagtaattttataataaattttgcCATATTatccattctttaaaacaacaattagcactgaacccgtatttattaaactatttatatgtttaaaTAAGCCTTTGAAGATAGatagtttttaaaataatacttagtaaatattaacatacaaataagtattgatgcaaattttaaagtacaatataaaactatgtttaattaggttattatatttcactttaagaggagag contains:
- a CDS encoding PIR protein; this encodes MNKEVCKRFKNVREWFPVEMDSTGYYQFKNAEDFQKYCTNECNSDLDKISAGCLYLLNEFFRDSSVFELVAKENFYIVQYILIWLSYILNLIKTQENVNIDSFYNTYIRDGGKYTNNIKYIGRYKGYKDLIDENNYFLSMDMSIIPKLYDAFNTLCDIYNELDANNSNCMKFLEKASKFIEEYEKFIKDHEIAEDKPYLYALITLLDGYDKLKKECKHFPSTPDITKIISGDVSEVTSSSSIASKLIPILSILVAIAIFLGISYKYSLFGFRKRFQKQKLREKLKNIKKKMNQ
- a CDS encoding PIR protein; amino-acid sequence: MSYKVWESINTIDKYFDDDPKNAGEHNPMNMLKLYCPDSNCSSDEEEIVAGFIMLLNLIGEEEIDGEKLVEYAILWLSYKLNQKKENETIILKDFYTDHIEYNSCYKGNIPTDSNSNINKGIIEKKINMMNMDIKDISNFYDPFKSLCNMYSELDPKKNTECKTCLENAGEFFEKYEKLKNSFEITKGDSYSQLWSNLSVDYKIFENEYNSVKCGNVSSVVACPRSSVTKNTLITIAIIFFAASILLGVSYKYSLFGFRKRSQKQHLREILKK
- a CDS encoding PIR protein is translated as MDYLLCLRFDKLRNYFPDELNKSTKNDIHSLGNIKNYCSNGESEETGCKTDLDKINGGCLWLFEQNIVNRINDLSNEQLKVFIIYIIIWLNYMVNLKKDGEIKNLNDFYTKYIETNTHYTNCKKNNNDYNHTLKEKTGYNNFKEIIDKRKDFVNINFEYIPKFYDAFKSLCNMYTEIDANSPNCTKYLIDAKNFVEKYEKLNDDSISGDSSYRQILSTLSTDYDNFKNYCISNGVNCKGFPPLSLIKKKQNSELSEKISDVTSSSSSIKNKLIPVLSIIAAIPILLGIFYKYSLFGFRKRSQKHLREKLKK